Proteins encoded in a region of the Sugiyamaella lignohabitans strain CBS 10342 chromosome B, complete sequence genome:
- the RPL13A gene encoding ribosomal 60S subunit protein L13A (Ribosomal 60S subunit protein L13A; not essential for viability; homologous to mammalian ribosomal protein L13, no bacterial homolog; RPL13A has a paralog, RPL13B, that arose from the whole genome duplication; GO_component: GO:0005737 - cytoplasm [Evidence IEA,IEA]; GO_component: GO:0022625 - cytosolic large ribosomal subunit [Evidence IDA] [PMID 11983894]; GO_component: GO:0005622 - intracellular [Evidence IEA]; GO_component: GO:0030529 - ribonucleoprotein complex [Evidence IEA]; GO_component: GO:0005840 - ribosome [Evidence IEA,IEA]; GO_function: GO:0003735 - structural constituent of ribosome [Evidence IEA]; GO_function: GO:0003735 - structural constituent of ribosome [Evidence IC] [PMID 11983894]; GO_process: GO:0002181 - cytoplasmic translation [Evidence IC] [PMID 11983894]; GO_process: GO:0006412 - translation [Evidence IEA]), giving the protein MAIGKNYPIIKNHFRKHWQERVKTHFDQAGKKASRRVARVKRAAQIAPRPLDLLRPVVRAPTVRYNRKVRAGRGFTLEELKAAGIPRKVARTVGIAVDHRRQNRSVEGFETNVNRLKEYKAKLIVFPRKAGKPKSGDASAEEIAAAKQQLSVAAAFPIAQTTTVLSERAITEEDKNVEAYKTLRIARSNAKYAGIREKRAKDKAEAEAEKKK; this is encoded by the exons ATGG CCATCGGAAAGAACTACCCCATCATCAAGAATCACTTCAGAAAGCACTGGCAAGAGAGAGTCAAGACTCACTTCGACCAAGCCGGTAAGAAGGCCAGCAGACGTGTCGCTCGTGTCAAGCGTGCCGCTCAAATTGCTCCTCGTCCTTTGGACCTTTTGAGACCTGTTGTCCGCGCTCCTACTGTCAGATACAACCGCAAGGTCCGTGCTGGTAGAGGTTTCACCCTTGAGGAGTTGAAGGCTGCTGGTATCCCCCGCAAGGTCGCCCGTACCGTTGGTATCGCTGTTGACCACAGACGTCAAAACAGATCTGTTGAGGGTTTCGAGACCAATGTCAACAGACTCAAGGAATACAAGGCTAAGTTGATTGTTTTCCCCAGAAAGGCTGGTAAGCCCAAGTCTGGTGATGCTTCTGCTGAAGAGATCGCCGCTGCCAAGCAACAATTgtctgttgctgctgctttccCCATCGCTCAAACCACTACTGTTCTTTCTGAGCGTGCTAttactgaagaagataagAATGTTGAGGCTTACAAGACTCTCCGTATTGCCCGTTCTAATGCCAAATACGCTGGTATCCGTGAGAAGAGAGCCAAGGACAAGGCTGAggctgaagctgaaaagaagaaataa
- the LCB4 gene encoding sphinganine kinase LCB4 (Sphingoid long-chain base kinase; responsible for synthesis of long-chain base phosphates, which function as signaling molecules, regulates synthesis of ceramide from exogenous long-chain bases, localizes to the Golgi and late endosomes; LCB4 has a paralog, LCB5, that arose from the whole genome duplication; GO_component: GO:0005794 - Golgi apparatus [Evidence IEA]; GO_component: GO:0005794 - Golgi apparatus [Evidence IDA] [PMID 12459470]; GO_component: GO:0000139 - Golgi membrane [Evidence IEA]; GO_component: GO:0032541 - cortical endoplasmic reticulum [Evidence IDA] [PMID 17686782]; GO_component: GO:0005783 - endoplasmic reticulum [Evidence IEA]; GO_component: GO:0005783 - endoplasmic reticulum [Evidence IDA] [PMID 12493772]; GO_component: GO:0005783 - endoplasmic reticulum [Evidence IDA] [PMID 16141212]; GO_component: GO:0005789 - endoplasmic reticulum membrane [Evidence IEA]; GO_component: GO:0005768 - endosome [Evidence IEA]; GO_component: GO:0031902 - late endosome membrane [Evidence IEA]; GO_component: GO:0016020 - membrane [Evidence IEA]; GO_component: GO:0005886 - plasma membrane [Evidence IEA,IEA]; GO_component: GO:0005886 - plasma membrane [Evidence IDA] [PMID 16141212]; GO_function: GO:0005524 - ATP binding [Evidence IEA]; GO_function: GO:0017050 - D-erythro-sphingosine kinase activity [Evidence IDA] [PMID 9677363]; GO_function: GO:0003951 - NAD+ kinase activity [Evidence IEA]; GO_function: GO:0004143 - diacylglycerol kinase activity [Evidence IEA]; GO_function: GO:0016301 - kinase activity [Evidence IEA]; GO_function: GO:0000166 - nucleotide binding [Evidence IEA]; GO_function: GO:0008481 - sphinganine kinase activity [Evidence IEA]; GO_function: GO:0016740 - transferase activity [Evidence IEA]; GO_process: GO:0019722 - calcium-mediated signaling [Evidence IMP] [PMID 11278643]; GO_process: GO:0006629 - lipid metabolic process [Evidence IEA]; GO_process: GO:0046834 - lipid phosphorylation [Evidence IEA]; GO_process: GO:0008152 - metabolic process [Evidence IEA]; GO_process: GO:0016310 - phosphorylation [Evidence IEA]; GO_process: GO:0007205 - protein kinase C-activating G-protein coupled receptor signaling pathway [Evidence IEA]; GO_process: GO:0006665 - sphingolipid metabolic process [Evidence IEA]; GO_process: GO:0006665 - sphingolipid metabolic process [Evidence IDA] [PMID 9677363]), producing the protein MAEAYKGIKAEKKLLVLINPHGGQGKAKSIYKKYGAPIFAAAHCKTTVITTTHHYHAAQIAEELDIDMYDAIVCCSGDGIPHEVINGFAKRSDSHRALAEVSICQFPCGSGNSMAMSLNGTASPSIAALNIVKGMPMPIDLMCMTQGNQRAVSFLSQTYGLVADADLGTESLRWMGGTRFAIGALMRALSEATYPCELHVKYAHETKKAVSEHFNRSYQSSSQQNIQEGSQSEYRESGSLFKKSLQYGSINDPVPSDWQTLTRNKLGFFYVGKMPWMASDALVFPASLPNDGTLDLVTWDSTIGRLTAIDLLLKIEKGHHVHSNDVQYAKIEAYRLIPKIQDGYLSIDGESFPLQPFQVEVIRNAACLLSSTGSYANTNVNL; encoded by the coding sequence ATGGCTGAAGCTTACAAGGGTATCAAAGCGGAGAAAAAGCTGCTAGTCCTTATTAACCCTCATGGTGGCCAAGGAAAAGCCAAATCTATTTATAAGAAGTACGGTGCTCCGATATTTGCTGCCGCCCATTGTAAAACCACGGTGATAACAACTACCCATCATTATCACGCAGCACAAATTGCGGAAGAACTGGATATTGATATGTATGACGCTATCGTATGCTGTTCCGGTGATGGCATTCCACACGAGGTCATCAATGGATTTGCCAAAAGATCCGATTCTCACAGGGCATTAGCCGAGGTATCTATTTGCCAGTTTCCATGTGGCTCGGGAAACTCAATGGCCATGTCATTGAATGGAACTGCATCTCCAAGCATAGCTGCTCTGAACATTGTCAAAGGTATGCCGATGCCTATCGATTTGATGTGCATGACCCAGGGAAATCAGAGAGCAGTATCATTCTTGAGTCAAACTTATGGATTagttgctgatgctgatttgGGAACAGAGTCTTTGAGATGGATGGGTGGTACTAGATTTGCCATTGGTGCTCTGATGAGAGCGTTATCTGAGGCCACTTATCCATGTGAACTGCATGTTAAGTATGCCCATGAGACAAAGAAGGCAGTCTCCGAACATTTTAACCGGTCATACCAATCGTCATCACAACAGAACATTCAAGAGGGAAGCCAATCAGAATATAGAGAGTCAGGATCTCTATTCAAAAAGTCCCTTCAGTATGGTTCTATCAATGATCCAGTACCATCCGACTGGCAGACATTGACAAGAAACAAGCTTGGATTTTTCTATGTTGGAAAGATGCCCTGGATGGCCAGTGATGCTTTGGTATTCCCAGCCAGTTTACCGAACGACGGTACTCTGGACTTGGTCACCTGGGACTCAACCATTGGTAGACTAACTGCCATTGACTTGTTATTAAAAATAGAGAAAGGTCATCATGTTCATAGCAATGACGTACAATATGCCAAGATTGAAGCATACCGCCTGATTCCAAAAATCCAAGATGGGTACCTAAGCATTGATGGGGAGTCGTTTCCTCTCCAACCTTTTCAAGTCGAGGTTATTAGAAACGCAGCTTGTTTGTTGTCTTCAACCGGTAGCTACGCAAACACTAATGTGAACCTGTag